One genomic window of [Clostridium] scindens ATCC 35704 includes the following:
- a CDS encoding DUF3788 domain-containing protein, producing the protein MLDKIPKAEEMTALVGQSLYDIWNKLCTLIDEKYEMECLWNKGGKAWTYEYKYRRGGKTLCTLYARENCVGFMIILGKDERLKFETDRNNYSKEVQKIYDETKTYHDGKWLMFEPTDTTLFGDFVKLLEIKRKPNRK; encoded by the coding sequence ATGCTAGATAAAATACCTAAGGCAGAGGAAATGACTGCTTTAGTCGGACAATCATTATATGATATATGGAATAAACTGTGTACCTTAATTGATGAAAAATATGAAATGGAATGCTTGTGGAACAAAGGTGGTAAAGCGTGGACTTATGAGTATAAGTACCGTCGAGGCGGAAAAACGCTTTGTACATTGTACGCAAGAGAAAACTGCGTAGGATTTATGATTATCTTAGGGAAAGATGAAAGATTAAAATTCGAAACAGATAGAAATAATTATTCAAAAGAAGTTCAAAAAATTTATGATGAAACTAAAACCTATCATGACGGAAAATGGCTGATGTTTGAGCCAACGGATACAACCTTGTTTGGTGATTTCGTTAAACTGCTGGAAATAAAAAGAAAGCCCAACAGGAAGTAA
- a CDS encoding LysR family transcriptional regulator substrate-binding protein, with the protein MLEQQYLGTSSSEKKTFGISTQHYTFAVNAFSQLVQELNPEEFDFIFRETTVSEVINDVKCYKSEIGILYMNPFNKPTIQRHLREANLVFTELFSVSSYILVGKNHPLASKKEIQFRDLRPYIFLSFGKGEFNSRYFSEETLDILDHRKNIRVSDRSTLFYLIHTLNGFTTCTKMIDKDLQGEDIVAIPFKTDEEITVGMVFLKNHTLSQTANLFIRIVRENLDSLL; encoded by the coding sequence ATGCTGGAACAGCAGTATCTTGGCACTTCTTCTTCTGAAAAGAAAACGTTCGGTATTTCCACACAGCATTATACGTTTGCTGTGAATGCCTTTTCACAGCTTGTGCAGGAACTAAATCCGGAGGAATTTGATTTTATATTCCGGGAAACAACGGTTTCAGAAGTGATTAATGATGTAAAATGCTATAAAAGTGAAATTGGTATTTTGTACATGAATCCTTTTAATAAGCCCACGATACAGCGTCATTTGAGAGAAGCCAACCTTGTCTTTACAGAGCTTTTTTCAGTTTCCTCCTATATTCTTGTGGGCAAAAATCATCCCCTGGCCTCTAAAAAAGAGATTCAATTCCGGGATCTTCGACCTTATATTTTTCTTTCTTTTGGAAAGGGAGAATTTAATTCCAGATATTTTTCTGAAGAAACTTTGGATATACTTGACCATAGGAAAAACATCCGGGTCAGCGACCGCAGTACTTTGTTTTATCTGATTCATACTCTGAATGGTTTTACAACCTGTACTAAAATGATTGACAAAGACCTTCAGGGCGAAGATATCGTCGCAATCCCTTTTAAAACAGATGAAGAAATCACAGTGGGAATGGTTTTTCTTAAGAATCATACTTTAAGCCAAACTGCCAACCTATTTATTCGAATTGTAAGAGAGAATCTTGACAGCCTGCTATAG
- a CDS encoding tyrosine-type recombinase/integrase — protein sequence MQESNYKSVLDGVLKKYNKNHEKTPLPKIMPRSLRHTFCTPLARKNMNPKNLQYIMGHASITITLDLYAHASEAGANREMRSLIA from the coding sequence ATGCAGGAAAGCAATTATAAATCGGTGCTGGACGGTGTTTTGAAGAAGTACAACAAGAACCATGAGAAAACGCCGTTGCCGAAGATAATGCCCCGTAGCCTAAGACATACGTTCTGTACACCGCTTGCACGGAAGAACATGAACCCGAAGAATTTACAGTATATCATGGGACACGCAAGCATAACGATAACGCTGGACTTATACGCCCATGCGTCAGAGGCAGGAGCAAACAGAGAAATGCGAAGTCTGATAGCGTAA
- a CDS encoding LysR family transcriptional regulator, which yields MDIKNINVFEVVAREKSITKASKFLYMTPQGVSKIIRNLEKEYDCELFQRKGNKFELTESGECFFKHMKKIEAVYYNMEIELMSIHQKNQRIVDLLSAYGILRLVTPECLIVFKEKHPEIEFYYREYPDYQVERLFDNQEGNIVFTISNFDSDKYDVTVLESFKIKLLVHKDHPLAKKSHVSIKDLKGEPLYIENRDFRIHHIIVDACKDEGFSPNIIFETSGFSLCHKMVNRKKGISVTVDFVFDDMKESNLVMVPFEAKENGEYPLMWSICMLIRKHQIQGKAVEIFYQHVKEWMQAIHDGRIKR from the coding sequence ATGGATATAAAAAATATTAATGTGTTTGAAGTGGTTGCCAGAGAAAAAAGCATTACAAAGGCATCTAAATTTTTATATATGACTCCGCAGGGTGTCAGCAAAATCATACGAAATTTAGAGAAGGAATATGATTGTGAATTATTCCAACGTAAAGGGAATAAGTTTGAACTGACCGAAAGTGGAGAGTGTTTTTTTAAACACATGAAAAAGATTGAAGCAGTATATTATAATATGGAAATAGAACTAATGTCTATCCATCAAAAAAATCAAAGAATAGTTGACCTTTTGTCTGCATATGGTATTCTGCGTTTGGTAACTCCAGAATGTCTTATAGTTTTCAAAGAGAAACATCCGGAAATAGAATTTTATTACCGCGAATATCCAGACTATCAAGTAGAAAGACTTTTTGACAATCAAGAAGGGAATATTGTATTTACAATTTCTAATTTTGATTCAGACAAATATGATGTGACAGTACTGGAATCATTTAAGATTAAACTTCTGGTACATAAGGATCACCCTCTGGCAAAAAAAAGTCATGTGTCAATCAAAGACTTGAAAGGGGAACCGCTTTATATTGAAAACAGGGATTTCCGCATTCATCACATAATTGTGGATGCGTGTAAAGACGAGGGATTTAGTCCAAATATTATTTTTGAAACATCGGGATTTAGCCTTTGCCATAAAATGGTAAACAGAAAGAAGGGTATTTCAGTTACTGTAGATTTTGTGTTTGATGATATGAAAGAGAGTAATCTGGTGATGGTTCCTTTTGAGGCAAAAGAGAATGGGGAATATCCTCTTATGTGGAGTATATGTATGCTGATAAGAAAGCATCAAATACAAGGAAAGGCAGTAGAAATCTTTTATCAGCATGTAAAAGAATGGATGCAGGCGATTCATGACGGTCGTATCAAAAGATAG
- the tsaD gene encoding tRNA (adenosine(37)-N6)-threonylcarbamoyltransferase complex transferase subunit TsaD — protein MSEKKDVLILAIESSCDETAAAVVKNGREVLSNIISSQIDLHTLYGGVVPEIASRKHIEKINQVIEAALGEAHTTLDDIDAIGVTYGPGLVGALLVGVAEAKAIAYAAKKPLVGVHHIEGHIAANFIEHKDLEPPFFSLVVSGGHTHLVRVKDYGKFDIIGRTRDDAAGEAFDKVARAIGLGYPGGPKIDKVSKEGNPEAIAFPRAHVEDAPYDFSFSGVKSAVLNYINGCKMKGEAYSQADIAASFQKAVTDVLVANAIHAVEEYQVDKFAIAGGVASNSALREAMKEACQERGVKFYYPSPIYCTDNAAMIGVAAYYEYRNGTRHGWDLNAVPNLKLGER, from the coding sequence ATGAGTGAAAAAAAAGATGTATTGATTCTGGCAATTGAAAGTTCCTGTGATGAGACGGCGGCAGCCGTCGTAAAAAATGGCAGGGAAGTCCTGTCTAATATCATATCCTCCCAGATTGACCTGCATACGCTGTATGGGGGAGTGGTTCCTGAGATCGCTTCCAGAAAGCATATAGAGAAGATCAACCAGGTAATAGAGGCAGCGCTCGGGGAAGCCCACACTACCCTGGATGATATTGACGCGATAGGGGTGACCTATGGTCCGGGACTTGTCGGCGCGCTTCTGGTAGGCGTAGCCGAGGCAAAGGCGATTGCCTACGCGGCTAAAAAGCCCTTGGTGGGCGTCCATCATATTGAGGGACATATTGCGGCGAACTTTATCGAGCATAAGGATTTGGAGCCGCCATTCTTTTCCCTGGTGGTGTCTGGAGGCCATACCCATCTGGTACGGGTAAAGGACTATGGCAAATTCGACATCATCGGCAGGACAAGGGATGACGCGGCTGGAGAGGCATTTGACAAGGTGGCTCGGGCAATCGGGCTTGGCTACCCTGGCGGGCCGAAGATTGACAAGGTGTCCAAAGAAGGAAACCCGGAAGCCATTGCATTTCCAAGAGCCCATGTGGAGGACGCGCCCTATGACTTCAGTTTCAGCGGGGTAAAGTCTGCCGTGCTTAATTACATCAATGGATGCAAGATGAAAGGGGAAGCGTACAGCCAGGCTGATATTGCGGCTTCCTTCCAGAAAGCAGTCACGGACGTGCTGGTGGCAAATGCCATACATGCAGTGGAAGAATATCAGGTTGACAAATTCGCCATCGCAGGAGGGGTCGCCTCCAACAGCGCGTTAAGAGAAGCCATGAAAGAAGCATGCCAGGAGCGGGGCGTGAAGTTCTATTATCCATCTCCAATCTACTGCACGGATAATGCGGCCATGATCGGAGTGGCGGCATACTATGAATATAGGAATGGGACAAGGCATGGATGGGACCTGAATGCTGTTCCAAACCTGAAATTAGGAGAAAGATAG
- the ispD gene encoding 2-C-methyl-D-erythritol 4-phosphate cytidylyltransferase: MEAKDKKRCTAIILAAGQGKRMGADVQKQYIELEGKPVIYYSLKAFQDSEIIDDIILVVGSEKEIHDCSKLVKEYHFTKVDAIVLGGKERYDSVWQALKVIQDGRLKVKNQDGYVFIHDGVRLFVDGDIIRRGYETVRKCKACVAGMPCKDTIKLVDEEDCTVQTPERKYVRAVQTPQVFETSLIIEAYSRLMREESISVTDDGMVVEQMLNVSVKLYEGSYENIKITTPEDLEIAKVFLYRKK; encoded by the coding sequence ATGGAAGCAAAAGATAAGAAGCGGTGTACGGCAATCATACTGGCGGCGGGCCAGGGAAAGCGGATGGGCGCTGATGTACAGAAGCAGTATATAGAACTGGAAGGGAAGCCTGTGATTTATTACAGCCTGAAAGCCTTTCAGGATTCGGAAATTATTGATGACATCATACTGGTTGTGGGATCAGAAAAGGAGATCCATGACTGCAGCAAACTTGTAAAAGAGTATCATTTTACCAAAGTGGATGCCATAGTGCTTGGAGGAAAGGAACGTTATGATTCTGTATGGCAGGCGCTAAAGGTTATTCAGGACGGACGGCTGAAGGTTAAGAACCAGGATGGCTACGTATTTATACATGACGGGGTAAGACTGTTCGTAGATGGAGATATCATCAGGCGGGGCTATGAAACCGTCCGGAAATGTAAGGCCTGCGTGGCAGGGATGCCGTGCAAGGATACGATCAAGCTGGTGGATGAGGAAGACTGTACGGTACAGACGCCGGAGAGAAAATACGTGCGTGCGGTACAGACGCCGCAAGTTTTTGAAACTTCTCTGATTATTGAAGCATATTCCAGGCTAATGCGGGAAGAATCTATAAGTGTGACGGACGATGGCATGGTAGTGGAACAGATGCTGAACGTATCGGTAAAATTATATGAAGGCTCTTATGAAAATATCAAAATTACCACGCCGGAAGATCTGGAAATCGCAAAAGTATTTCTATATAGAAAAAAATAG
- the nhaC gene encoding Na+/H+ antiporter NhaC, giving the protein MSEIERKEQSKEKQPTLGMSILILVLAVIVLMVGILVLQLSPHIPILACAFLLSFYGLYLKISWKDMMDKAFESIASSLEAIIIVMTIGMVVGAWVACGTVPYVIWAGLKIFSPSFILPFTVILCAIMSTLTGSSWTTVGTVGVAFLGIGVSMGIPAPIVVGAICCGAFFGDTQSPMSDGCNFATAVSGAGLYNGVRGMLCTNIPALLISFVAYIIIGLRYSGSNASSSSQIESTLAGLEKGFHLTPLLLIPIIILFIMIAIKLPAIPTMIVAAVTGIIVAIIFQHESLSCALGYLMNGYVGNTGVKDVDAIITRGGMNNMMSTVALMIFSMWMAGVLRRIGIIPVILGHISPLIKKVTPLVALTNVLTFIFSYFAADPYLAMTLPSKALDTAYDDLGLNRNVLCRNVGNAVLFAPMVPWGSGGLYVSATLGIAVSSYIPWYIIGYAAPIICILFAAIGIGNYKAVKE; this is encoded by the coding sequence ATGAGTGAGATTGAGAGAAAAGAACAATCAAAAGAAAAACAGCCTACATTAGGCATGTCGATTCTGATCCTTGTACTTGCTGTAATCGTACTGATGGTTGGAATCCTTGTACTCCAATTATCGCCACACATTCCGATTTTAGCATGTGCATTTCTTTTATCTTTTTATGGATTATATCTGAAGATTTCGTGGAAAGATATGATGGACAAAGCTTTTGAATCCATCGCCAGCAGCCTGGAAGCTATTATTATTGTTATGACCATTGGTATGGTTGTTGGAGCCTGGGTTGCGTGCGGTACAGTTCCTTATGTTATATGGGCCGGTCTAAAAATATTTTCACCGTCCTTTATTCTTCCCTTTACTGTGATCCTTTGTGCTATTATGAGTACTTTGACTGGTAGTTCCTGGACAACCGTTGGAACTGTGGGAGTTGCATTTCTGGGAATTGGTGTATCTATGGGTATTCCGGCTCCTATCGTTGTAGGCGCTATTTGCTGTGGTGCATTTTTCGGTGACACCCAGTCTCCTATGTCCGATGGATGTAATTTTGCAACAGCAGTGTCCGGAGCAGGACTCTACAATGGAGTCAGAGGAATGCTGTGCACCAATATTCCGGCGCTTTTAATCAGTTTTGTTGCCTACATTATTATAGGGCTTCGCTATTCTGGTTCCAACGCGTCCAGTTCCTCTCAGATTGAATCAACATTGGCCGGACTGGAAAAAGGGTTTCATCTGACACCTCTTCTCCTGATTCCGATTATTATACTATTTATTATGATTGCCATTAAGCTGCCTGCCATTCCTACAATGATTGTGGCGGCAGTGACTGGAATTATTGTAGCAATCATATTCCAACACGAAAGCCTCTCTTGCGCACTTGGATATCTGATGAATGGATATGTAGGAAATACGGGTGTAAAAGATGTAGATGCAATTATTACTCGCGGAGGCATGAACAATATGATGAGCACCGTGGCTCTGATGATTTTCTCTATGTGGATGGCTGGAGTTCTCCGAAGAATCGGTATCATTCCTGTTATTTTAGGTCACATATCACCACTAATCAAAAAAGTAACTCCACTTGTGGCTCTTACGAATGTACTGACCTTTATTTTCAGCTATTTTGCCGCTGACCCATATTTGGCTATGACTTTGCCATCTAAAGCTCTTGACACCGCCTATGATGATCTGGGTCTGAACAGAAATGTTCTGTGTCGAAATGTTGGAAATGCCGTACTTTTTGCGCCTATGGTTCCCTGGGGATCTGGCGGACTCTATGTATCCGCCACACTTGGAATTGCCGTTTCTTCCTATATCCCGTGGTACATAATCGGCTATGCCGCACCTATCATCTGCATTCTTTTTGCGGCAATCGGAATCGGAAATTACAAAGCAGTTAAGGAATAA
- a CDS encoding ribonuclease Z translates to MLDVCLLGTGGMMPLPYRWLTALMVRYNGSSVLIDCGEGTQIAIKEKGWSFKPIDVICFTHYHGDHISGLPGLLLTMGNADRTEPLTLVGPKGLERVVNSLRVIAPELPFSIKYIEITEPEQTFEMNGYRLKVFRVNHNVTCYGYSMEIDRAGKFDVERANAAGIPQKYWGILQKGETVEEGGSVYTPDMVLGPARKGIKLTYCTDTRPTESMKNNAAGSDLFICEGMYGEKDKLKKAKEYKHMTFYEAAQVAKEAGVKEMWLTHYSPSLTRPEEYMDEVRAIFPQAIAAKDRRSAELVFSD, encoded by the coding sequence ATGTTAGATGTATGTTTGTTAGGAACGGGCGGCATGATGCCGCTTCCATACCGCTGGCTTACAGCGCTTATGGTGCGGTATAATGGCAGCAGTGTGCTGATTGACTGCGGGGAAGGAACGCAGATAGCGATTAAGGAAAAGGGATGGAGCTTCAAGCCGATCGATGTCATCTGTTTTACCCATTACCATGGGGATCATATCAGCGGGCTTCCGGGGCTTCTCCTTACGATGGGGAATGCCGACCGGACAGAGCCGTTGACCTTAGTGGGGCCGAAAGGCCTGGAGCGGGTAGTGAATTCATTACGGGTCATTGCGCCTGAACTGCCGTTTTCTATCAAATATATAGAGATTACAGAGCCGGAGCAGACATTCGAGATGAATGGCTACCGGCTAAAAGTATTTCGTGTGAACCACAATGTGACCTGTTACGGCTATAGCATGGAGATTGACCGGGCCGGGAAGTTTGACGTGGAGCGGGCAAATGCGGCAGGCATTCCTCAGAAATACTGGGGAATACTGCAAAAGGGAGAGACGGTGGAAGAAGGCGGCAGCGTCTATACGCCGGATATGGTGCTGGGCCCTGCCCGCAAAGGCATCAAGCTGACATACTGTACGGATACCCGTCCCACAGAATCCATGAAGAATAATGCGGCCGGATCGGATCTATTCATATGCGAGGGAATGTACGGCGAGAAAGACAAACTGAAAAAAGCAAAAGAATACAAGCATATGACCTTCTATGAAGCTGCCCAGGTTGCGAAAGAGGCAGGCGTTAAGGAGATGTGGCTGACCCATTATAGTCCTTCCCTGACCAGGCCGGAAGAATATATGGACGAAGTAAGGGCCATATTCCCCCAAGCGATTGCGGCAAAGGATCGCAGAAGCGCGGAACTTGTATTTTCTGATTAA
- a CDS encoding TDT family transporter: protein MKNVIKRVPVPLCGVMLGMAALGNLLQSYSEGIRVLCGAVAALLLILVLLKLIMFPGMIKEDMKNPIMASVSGTFSMALMLLSVYVKPFIGMAAFYIWILAIILHVILIVYFTVKFILKLEMPKVFASYYIVYVGIAVAAITAPAYEQFGVGTVAFWFGLITLVALLVLVTIRYIKCKEVPNPAKPLICIYAAPTSLCLSGYIQSVTPKSKTMVLTLFVVATVLYIFALVKAIGYLKLPFFPSYAAFTFPFVISAIASKQTIACLMNMGSPIPILQYWVLIETIIATMFVIYVLIRFLVDIFGSKTNK, encoded by the coding sequence ATGAAAAATGTAATTAAAAGAGTTCCTGTCCCACTTTGCGGAGTAATGCTTGGAATGGCTGCATTGGGAAATTTACTCCAGAGTTACTCGGAGGGGATTCGCGTATTATGTGGTGCAGTTGCGGCATTGTTGCTAATATTAGTTCTTTTGAAGTTGATTATGTTTCCGGGAATGATTAAAGAGGATATGAAAAATCCGATTATGGCGAGTGTATCCGGAACATTTTCAATGGCATTGATGCTTCTTAGTGTTTATGTAAAACCATTTATTGGCATGGCTGCCTTTTATATTTGGATTCTGGCTATTATACTTCATGTTATTTTAATTGTCTATTTTACGGTGAAATTCATTTTGAAATTAGAAATGCCAAAAGTATTTGCAAGTTATTATATCGTCTATGTTGGCATTGCGGTTGCAGCAATTACGGCACCTGCTTATGAACAATTTGGGGTAGGAACAGTGGCGTTTTGGTTTGGACTAATTACTTTGGTTGCTTTGCTGGTATTAGTTACTATTAGATATATAAAATGCAAAGAAGTTCCAAACCCAGCAAAACCACTAATCTGCATTTATGCAGCACCTACAAGTTTATGTTTGTCGGGTTATATACAATCTGTAACACCAAAATCTAAAACTATGGTGTTGACATTATTTGTTGTAGCAACCGTTCTCTATATTTTTGCATTGGTAAAAGCGATTGGATATCTAAAATTACCGTTTTTCCCAAGCTATGCGGCATTTACGTTCCCGTTTGTTATCAGTGCGATTGCTTCAAAGCAGACAATAGCATGTTTAATGAATATGGGTAGTCCGATACCGATTTTACAATATTGGGTTTTAATTGAAACAATAATTGCAACTATGTTTGTAATATATGTGTTAATTCGTTTTCTGGTAGACATTTTTGGAAGTAAAACGAATAAATAG
- a CDS encoding transposase, whose protein sequence is MYEKAAPYYSNSGRKSIDLKSERRLDEEVSPNLSYRWFCGIDLMHRVPDHSTFSQNRKRCFKDASILREIFNEIVLKCIETRTIMWISGNWFRRWI, encoded by the coding sequence ATATACGAAAAAGCTGCTCCTTATTATTCTAATTCAGGAAGAAAATCTATTGATCTAAAATCAGAGCGAAGGCTTGATGAGGAAGTATCACCTAACCTTTCTTACCGTTGGTTTTGTGGGATTGATCTCATGCACAGAGTACCGGATCATTCCACTTTCAGCCAGAACCGAAAACGATGTTTTAAGGATGCCAGTATCCTCCGCGAAATTTTTAATGAGATTGTTCTGAAGTGTATAGAAACAAGGACAATTATGTGGATATCAGGAAATTGGTTTAGACGGTGGATATGA
- a CDS encoding C-GCAxxG-C-C family protein translates to MNIGAKAVNLRKVQQDAENHYRGGFFCCEAVMAAMRENFELDVPEDVIGMASAMSVGAGRSGCMCGALNGGILALGMFFGRTEPRGPKDPEVNKCMSYSNELHNWFKEMNGKKAVCCRVLTREFDMGRGEHKNQCIYYTGICAWKVAEIVCRELGIEVLDSDDEKKEPRERKDIVA, encoded by the coding sequence ATGAATATTGGAGCAAAAGCAGTAAATTTAAGGAAGGTGCAGCAAGACGCAGAAAATCATTACAGGGGAGGATTCTTTTGTTGTGAAGCTGTCATGGCAGCTATGAGAGAGAACTTTGAACTTGATGTTCCTGAAGATGTTATAGGGATGGCATCAGCTATGTCTGTTGGAGCAGGGCGTTCTGGATGCATGTGCGGCGCGCTTAACGGAGGGATTCTGGCGCTTGGGATGTTTTTTGGAAGAACTGAGCCACGAGGACCTAAAGATCCAGAGGTTAATAAATGTATGTCATATTCTAACGAACTTCATAATTGGTTTAAAGAAATGAATGGAAAGAAAGCTGTCTGTTGCCGTGTCCTTACCCGCGAATTTGATATGGGGAGGGGAGAGCATAAAAACCAATGTATTTATTATACAGGTATTTGTGCATGGAAAGTTGCAGAAATTGTATGCCGTGAGTTAGGTATTGAGGTTTTGGATAGTGATGATGAGAAAAAAGAACCACGTGAGCGGAAAGATATTGTTGCATAA
- a CDS encoding SDR family NAD(P)-dependent oxidoreductase, with the protein MKEKELSGKVALVTGAANGIGKCIAETLAKKGADIIILDVAVTPDSEVISSCRSLGVRVMPLVCDLTDMANIEGAVSQAVDTMGRIDILINNAGVYPASPILEVTEKQFDFVININLKGLFFVTQAVVQKSMLPNNYGRIVNISSSDGKNPGKGVSIYGAAKAGVISLTKSFAGELAGHNINANAVAPGWVESEQVLADDRWKDILSQIPSHRLGKLSEIAEAVAFLCSDCVSYINGEILDVNGGLIMD; encoded by the coding sequence ATGAAAGAGAAAGAATTAAGCGGTAAAGTTGCTCTTGTTACGGGAGCAGCCAACGGCATTGGAAAATGTATTGCTGAGACTCTGGCCAAAAAAGGCGCTGATATTATTATACTGGACGTGGCTGTTACACCAGACAGCGAAGTAATCTCATCCTGCCGTTCTCTAGGCGTCCGGGTCATGCCTCTTGTATGCGATCTCACTGATATGGCAAATATCGAAGGGGCAGTCAGTCAGGCAGTAGATACCATGGGACGGATTGATATCCTTATTAATAATGCTGGTGTCTATCCGGCTTCCCCTATCCTGGAAGTCACAGAAAAACAATTTGATTTTGTAATTAATATAAATTTAAAAGGCCTGTTCTTTGTTACACAGGCAGTCGTTCAAAAATCTATGCTTCCAAATAATTATGGAAGAATTGTCAACATCTCTTCTTCTGATGGAAAGAATCCTGGAAAAGGAGTGTCCATTTATGGCGCTGCCAAAGCAGGGGTCATCAGCTTGACAAAATCCTTTGCCGGGGAACTTGCCGGACACAATATTAATGCAAATGCCGTTGCTCCGGGATGGGTAGAATCGGAACAGGTTCTTGCCGATGACAGATGGAAGGATATTCTTTCTCAGATTCCTTCTCATCGGCTTGGAAAATTAAGTGAAATCGCGGAAGCAGTAGCCTTTCTGTGCAGCGACTGCGTTTCCTATATTAATGGAGAAATCCTTGATGTAAACGGCGGTCTTATTATGGATTAA
- the nhaC gene encoding Na+/H+ antiporter NhaC, producing the protein MKFKTKHTFAESAIWLGVAVLILIYGVVILQQSPHIPLLFSIAVIVLYGVTHKVSWSEIREGIIYNISESIEAILIICLIGVTVGTWMSSGTVPAIIYYGFQIFSPQYFLISVVILCSIMSLCTGSSWTTIGTIGVAFIGIGTGLKIPVGLTAGAIISGAYFGDKQSPVSDSTNFAASVAKTDLYEHVRSMLFTTGPAYIGSLILFGILGLKYSNENSSAQQISIITEGIKSSFRISPILFLPLIIMIFLIIKKFPAIPTMMAASGMGLLFTVFYQGRSWKEGLSYMYSGYVGNTGVEAVDTLVTRGGLTTMTTTITLMLFSLSLAGAFQATGIINGILTKTQKLTCHIPGLVISTWVLTFLLSFFAADPYLAMIIPANVWGQCYDEQGLRRSVLSRTLEDGGTIICPMVPWGTNGIYCSATLGVAVSSYLPYYFLGLLTPAAMLFCALSGFGIKKIKGGTYDSSRE; encoded by the coding sequence ATGAAATTTAAGACAAAACATACATTTGCAGAGTCTGCTATCTGGCTGGGGGTTGCTGTCCTTATTCTGATATATGGAGTAGTAATCTTACAGCAAAGCCCTCATATTCCTCTTCTTTTCAGTATTGCTGTGATCGTGCTTTATGGTGTCACCCATAAAGTCTCTTGGAGCGAAATAAGAGAAGGAATCATCTACAATATTTCTGAATCTATAGAAGCTATTCTGATCATATGCCTGATCGGTGTGACTGTGGGAACCTGGATGTCAAGCGGAACTGTGCCAGCCATTATCTACTATGGCTTTCAAATTTTTTCTCCCCAGTATTTTTTAATATCGGTTGTTATTTTATGCAGCATTATGTCTTTATGTACTGGCTCTTCCTGGACAACAATAGGTACCATCGGTGTTGCCTTTATTGGAATTGGCACCGGACTGAAAATCCCTGTCGGACTGACAGCCGGTGCAATTATCAGCGGTGCCTACTTCGGAGACAAACAGTCTCCTGTCAGCGATTCCACTAATTTTGCTGCTTCTGTCGCAAAAACGGATTTGTATGAGCATGTAAGATCAATGCTCTTTACAACTGGTCCGGCTTATATCGGCAGCCTGATACTTTTTGGAATCCTGGGATTGAAATACAGTAACGAAAATTCAAGTGCACAGCAGATATCCATCATTACAGAAGGAATCAAAAGTTCTTTTCGCATCAGCCCGATTCTCTTCCTTCCACTTATCATTATGATCTTTTTGATTATAAAAAAATTTCCTGCCATTCCTACTATGATGGCCGCTTCCGGAATGGGTCTGCTTTTTACCGTATTCTACCAAGGCAGATCATGGAAGGAAGGACTTTCCTATATGTATTCCGGGTATGTGGGAAATACAGGCGTGGAGGCTGTGGACACTCTTGTAACACGGGGCGGCCTGACCACCATGACAACTACGATTACTCTTATGCTGTTCTCACTGTCCCTGGCAGGCGCGTTTCAAGCCACAGGCATTATAAATGGCATTCTGACAAAAACACAAAAACTGACTTGCCATATTCCGGGACTGGTTATTTCCACATGGGTCCTTACTTTTCTTTTAAGCTTCTTTGCAGCGGATCCCTATCTGGCAATGATCATTCCGGCTAATGTGTGGGGACAATGTTATGACGAACAAGGTCTAAGACGAAGTGTTCTATCCAGAACTCTGGAGGATGGTGGTACCATTATCTGCCCCATGGTTCCCTGGGGAACGAATGGTATTTACTGTTCTGCCACATTGGGTGTTGCGGTTTCTTCTTATCTTCCCTACTATTTCCTGGGACTGCTTACTCCCGCCGCCATGTTGTTCTGCGCTTTGTCAGGCTTTGGAATAAAGAAAATCAAAGGAGGTACTTATGACTCATCAAGAGAATGA